Proteins from a genomic interval of Quercus robur chromosome 9, dhQueRobu3.1, whole genome shotgun sequence:
- the LOC126698563 gene encoding uncharacterized protein LOC126698563, with the protein MFSFHSFRELLLLKHRMTQLGFLQQNAFFIVKSYASTGLSESKHQQQQQEKHSFTVSYLINSCGLSSKSAILASQKVQLGNPDRPDSVLSLLKEHGFTNTQIAKLVRTHPTLLLSDPGKTLLPKIEFFLSKVGVSSSDLTRILTSSPLLLVRSLENHLIPCYNFLKSVLVVDEKVITTLKRSQLSFLFDVTNNMVPNIALLREFGVPESAISFLVTNFPGSAFIKHAKFVEAVHEVKEMGFDPSKSVFVRAIQAILKMKKPMWESKLEVYKRWGWSKDVALLAFRRNPNCVLLSEEKVTKTMDFLVHKMGWPSADIAKNPSVLGLSLEKRIIPRCSVVQVLLAKDLIKNKFSSATFLLPSEKCFLEKFVIKFQANVPQLLDVYQGRMDLLDVGIQSEKTRLS; encoded by the exons ATGTTTAGCTTTCACTCTTTCAGAGAGCTACTATTGCTCAAACATAGGATGACCCAACTGGGTTTTCTTCAGCAAAATGCTTTCTTTATTGTGAAATCGTATGCATCAACAGGTTTGTCTGAATCAAAACACCAACAACAGCAACAAGAAAAACATTCTTTTACAGTGTCTTACCTCATAAACTCTTGTGGGTTGTCCTCAAAATCTGCTATTTTAGCATCACAGAAGGTACAGTTGGGAAACCCAGATAGACCAGACTCGGTGCTTAGTCTTCTCAAAGAGCATGGGTTTACCAATACCCAAATCGCCAAACTTGTCAGAACGCACCCAACGTTGCTTTTATCTGATCCTGGGAAGACCCTTTTGCCCAAAattgagtttttcctttctaaGGTAGGGGTTTCAAGCTCTGACCTCACTCGGATTCTCACTTCAAGTCCTTTACTATTGGTTAGGAGTTTAGAGAACCATCTTATCCCCTGCTATAATTTCCTCAAGAGTGTACTTGTGGTGGACGAGAAAGTTATTACAACTTTGAAGCGGTCACAGCTTTCTTTTCTATTTGATGTAACTAATAATATGGTTCCAAATATTGCACTTCTGAGAGAATTTGGAGTACCTGAATCAGCCATCTCTTTCTTGGTGACCAATTTTCCGGGTAGTGCGTTCATTAAACATGCTAAGTTTGTTGAGGCTGTCCATGAGGTTAAGGAAATGGGATTTGATCCTTCGAAATCGGTATTTGTCCGAGCAATCCAGGCGattttgaagatgaagaagccAATGTGGGAATCTAAATTGGAAGTTTATAAGAGGTGGGGTTGGTCCAAGGATGTAGCTCTGTTAGCATTTAGAAGGAATCCAAATTGTGTGCTTTTATCAGAAGAGAAGGTCACAAAAACAATGGACTTCCTTGTACACAAAATGGGTTGGCCGTCAGCAGACATTGCTAAAAATCCTTCAGTTCTAGGTTTAAGCTTGGAGAAGAGGATTATCCCTAGGTGTTCAGTTGTTCAAGTTTTGTTAGCCAAGGATTTGATCAAGAATAAGTTCTCCTCAGCAACCTTTTTACTACCTAGCGAGAAGTGCTTTTTGGAAAAGTTTGTGATTAAATTTCAGGCCAATGTTCCTCAATTGTTGGATGTGTATCAAGGTAGGATGGATCTTCTTGATGTAGGAATTCAATCGGAGAAG ACACGTCTCTCATAA